In Mugil cephalus isolate CIBA_MC_2020 chromosome 11, CIBA_Mcephalus_1.1, whole genome shotgun sequence, the genomic window GGACGCGTGTGGAACCGAACGCGCGGTGAGTTCAAGGATCCTGGACCTTGtgttactactagtgtgggttTGCATTACTTCATCTCTcaagcagcagaaaatgaaatgaaattgaaaaaaacaaacaaacaaacaaaaaaaacgtgataccatcagaattaaaaaaaaacaccgtgACACCAGCCCTGCTCTGATCagctgtcccataaaccacccagaggaatcATAGAGGGTTAAAACCGGTTCCTCCGGGTCCAGGTGAGTGTGAGGCTCTAGTCACGTGACctccacccacagatgttcctgataAAAACCTGAACCACTCGGAGGAAATGACCTGAAACACCTGAACCTTCAgccgtcttgtttttttaaggggTTACAGTGAGCTGGGGGGGGACACAtacattcagcccagtttgatctggAGTGGGACTGGTGAGATGACGGCATGATAACCTCTAAATAATGACAGCTTGAGATGTTTTCCGTTTGTTTTAGctcaaagaagaacaagtagtTTAGGAAAATgctacatttaataaactatccttctTTTCTTAATATAACTTAGGttcattgctgtctgctgtttagtcctggtctcagaagctgtgaaaaatgaaagtgGTCCAGTTtctctttgtacgtgtttccattgaaaggtctTTTGAAAGTCTCGTCTTTTTTGTGGTATCTATCCCATAATTCTCACTTTgtggaagatggacttcaaatgaagtgATCACGTCAAGATGCCAAAAGAGTGTTTCCTGATGAGAGAGCAGAGATGTTTTAgctgagaggtttttagaaatgtcggtgtttccattaccaattttttattgcagtgtttagattttgcacatttcggggaatggaaacacaaactgttgtGTTCTGTCGACCGACGCAGAAATGGAAATGTGGGGAAACGTTTAAGGTCTTGTGTCAGATTTTCGCATGTTGCAAATTCATGTGGACGGGACGTGTGTTATGTTAAAAGTCCTAAGTTGATCACTTTAAATGAattcatgctaacatgctaacaccaCTGTAGCATTGTGTTAGCGTTAGCGTTTAGCTCAGCTGATGTCTTGTAGATGGTTGACAACATGGTGACCTACTCCAACACGCTTCGGTACGACCCACCCGGGCTGCAGGCGCCCATCAGACGAGCGGTGCCCTTCACCCTCCCCGTCTCATGTCGCTTCCCCAGGTGAGAGGTTCTCTTTCTGCGCCACGCCCCCGCCACGCCCCCACCACGCCCCCACCCAGGTTAACCCTGCTCCTCTGTCCAGGTACCAGTACTCCTACAAGGTCGGCTACACCCCCCAGGTGCAGATGCGAGACATTTACAAGCAAATGACGAAAAGAGCAAAGTTCATTCTGACGCCACGAAACGGTACTGACAcctgcaccgatcagccacaacattatgaccaccgacaggaggaGTCGATAAGAAAAACTACACGACAAACATCCAGAGACCAGACGCCCATTTAACAGCATCATGTGCCTCAGGATCTAATTTGTCCATATTATGTCATGAATGCATCCTGCACACTCTACAATAAAGAGAAGGgttatacacagatcagccacaacattatgaccactgacaggaggagtcgGTAACAttttaaccatcttgtgacagttcagtgctCTGCTGAGAAACTTCTAGATCTGGTAtccattcatgtgaatgttacctAGACttatgtagcccccacctagaccagaccagacataatgttatggctgagtCTCCTCATGGTGTTTACATCCCTCTGCAGCctgacctccctcctcccttctgtCCTTCAGCTCAGTGGAAGAGGCTTTCCCCCTCGGATCAGTACGTCCTGGGCCAGCCCATTTACTTCGAGGCCGAGGCCCCGCCCATGCCCCCCAACCAGAGGCTCTACATCCTCTCGTGCTACGCTACCGCTGAAAAGTCGCACGCCTCCACGCCTCAGTTCCCCATCGTGGCGAACCTCGGGTAAAGCAAACGGCTGGAGGTTTCCTTTCATTTTGCCGGCGTTCATCTTCTGTCTCGTTTAGATGTATGGTGGAGAGCAAAGCCGGGCGCTCCAGGTTCATCCCGTACAGGAACAACGTGGTGAGGTTCTTCGTGGACGCCTTCATGTTCATGGGGAAGAGCAGCCAGgtgagagggggagggaggggagggggctctggtTTGAGCCCAGGTCTCAGACTCTGACCGGTCTCTGTGCCGTTGCAGCTCTTCATGCACTGCAGCATGTCCGTGGCCAGCTCCATCCCCACGACCACCACCAAGTCCTGCAACTACGAGCCGGAGGCCGGACGGTACGGCCCCCACCAGACCACgccgggggaggaggaggaggagcgtgttcataaagttttaatattttaaatatcttctTTGCTGCTTGGCTCAGGTGGGTGGAGCTGTATGGATCAGACTCCGTGTGCTCCTGCTGTGACTCCAGCTGTATCTCTACTGCATCTACAGgtaaactcctcctcctcctcctccatcattgtCCAGAATAAAATGCATCTCATctttaaaggaggaggagaagcctCATTAACATTAATACTCCTCCCTCtctacagagaggagaggagacgtggagacgtggagacatgtTGAGACATGTTGgacattgttttcttcttcttctactctttcACTTCAGGACTCAAAGGAGAAACTACTCCTCCTTATCTGTTTTTGACTCCTTATCCTTCTTTTCCCtgtcttccttcttcctcctcctcctctcagcaagtcctcctccttcttcttcttcattctaaATTCATTTtcgcctcctcttcttcatcctcctccatctctctcttctcctcctgatATATCTGACTTTTTCCTGAACCTCATTCTTCTTattgttctcctccttctttaaCTCCCCTTCTTcatccctctcctctttttgtTACTTTCCTCCTTCttatcttcttcctctcctttttctcctcctcctcctgtctcatcctccagtgtttgtgctcctcctctccatcattAAACGTCTGGTTTATGTCTGGATGTGATCGTGTTGTGTTAtctggtctccatggtaacggctCATCTTCTGACCCCAGCCATCGATCAGGATgaatgatttaaattaaaataacctAAATAATGTTCTGCTCTATCTTCCAGTGACAAAAATAATCAGCAGCCGACCGTGGACGGTGAAACCTAAAGGGAGACCAAACTCCAccctgaagaggaggaaggcctccaccacctcctccagcacCACAACAACTCCACAACCTGAGGCCACTGAGTGGACACCAGAGACTGAATCTACAGCGCCGATGAATAAGATGGAGAAAACTCAAAAGGAGTTggaggaaggtgaggaggaggaggaagaggtgaaggaggaggaagtggaggggggagggaggaggaaggaggagaggaggaggaggaggaggaggaggaggaggaggaggaggaggaggaggaggaggaggaggaggaggtctcaGTACCTCGAACAGTATTTGAAGAAATCTTTGGTTTGGATTAATAAAGCTGGCATATGTTGACTCCGGGTGGATTCGTTTTACTTGTGGTCTTGAGGAAGCTGAGTGCAgagctctttatttattccacatgCAATAAGAAGAATCTAGaagcatgaaataaataaaattaaagcttattttctttctcaatGGAAGCAGAAGACAATAAATCGGTTAAAATGTGGTATATGaacaatatttatatatgtaataATGAACAGACAGATTCATCTTTAAACCTAAACTTTAAACCCAAAAGTGCATGTGTTAATGATAGTAGTCACAGGAGTCCATTGTTTTTTAGGTACAGGCGTTATTTATTAGCTTTATGTGATGTGTATATGTTTATTGCTACATGACAATCATTCTGTACAATTTCCCTCTTACAAAATGTCAGGTCTTTGTGAtaactgcaggttttttttttttttgtttgtttttttttttttgttttttttaagtttcaacCTGCGACGTAGGCAGCGCCGCTATCAAACACTTTACAACAGGCGCCATCACACCAGGCACTTATATTAGAAGAGCAACAGAACAAGAACAGAAGAACTGTTAATACAGTATGTTTTCGATATATTCAGGAAACTTGTGTACACAGAGTTCAAAAGCGGAGTTTATTTACCCCACGTATGGtcctattttacatttttttttttttgttttgtttttagggaagggaagaaagaaaagtgacaaAGACAACATCGTAATGCCTTCACAAACCGGACCGTAGCGTCATATCGCCTGCGTTTCAGACAAGGGGTTCAGCTCAGGTTGCAGTGAACGGAGCTCGTGAGCCTGTGATTGCCGGCACACTTGGGTTCCTCTCCTGTCTTGTTCCCTCTCATTCTGTGAAATGCATCGTCCTCAGTAGTACGAGCTCAGGTGAGAGTGGGTGGCTGGGTGTCTGGTCATGGCTGACCCGGGGTAGATGGGGCTGCTGGGCGAGTTCCAGTACGTCGACGGGGGCCCGAAAAAGTTGCCGGGTGAGACGGGCATGGGCGCGGGGTGGCCACTCATGAAGT contains:
- the zp3d.2 gene encoding zona pellucida sperm-binding protein 3d.2, with protein sequence MFSLVFFLLVPLLSALNLTAPPQVRSVHRRGAPTPPPSYLRLPVFVNSKQPLVEKERFSPARGSGLEPLPDAVRGVLLPVQAPVQPEPGPPGESPDSVQIWCKVTRMLVQVERSVLGAGDPVSWLRLGTCGASEYTWDHVYFDYDLDACGTERAMVDNMVTYSNTLRYDPPGLQAPIRRAVPFTLPVSCRFPRYQYSYKVGYTPQVQMRDIYKQMTKRAKFILTPRNAQWKRLSPSDQYVLGQPIYFEAEAPPMPPNQRLYILSCYATAEKSHASTPQFPIVANLGCMVESKAGRSRFIPYRNNVVRFFVDAFMFMGKSSQLFMHCSMSVASSIPTTTTKSCNYEPEAGRWVELYGSDSVCSCCDSSCISTASTVTKIISSRPWTVKPKGRPNSTLKRRKASTTSSSTTTTPQPEATEWTPETESTAPMNKMEKTQKELEEGEEEE